The following are encoded together in the Anaerostipes caccae L1-92 genome:
- a CDS encoding acyl-CoA thioesterase has product MYTSKIVVRYAETDQMGIAHHSNYPVWFEVARTDFIKASGISYSDVEKAGIITPLTGLTVRYKQAAFYEDELSIHIKLTRLTPVRLEFSYEVIRENPRALIATGTTSHGMVSKDLVPVNVKKEHPKIYRMFEECMDN; this is encoded by the coding sequence ATGTACACATCAAAAATCGTTGTAAGATACGCGGAAACTGATCAGATGGGGATTGCCCATCACAGCAACTATCCTGTCTGGTTTGAGGTAGCAAGAACTGATTTTATTAAGGCCTCAGGAATCAGCTATTCAGACGTGGAAAAAGCCGGCATTATCACTCCACTTACCGGCCTTACGGTCAGGTATAAACAGGCCGCTTTTTATGAAGACGAACTTTCCATCCATATAAAACTGACAAGGCTTACACCGGTGCGCCTGGAATTCTCCTATGAAGTCATCCGGGAAAATCCCCGTGCCCTGATCGCCACCGGCACCACTTCTCACGGGATGGTCAGCAAAGACCTGGTGCCGGTCAATGTAAAGAAAGAACATCCAAAAATCTACCGGATGTTTGAGGAATGTATGGACAATTAG
- a CDS encoding prepilin peptidase, protein MGLIYFIFFWIGASVFSFVNVLIYRVPKKISFVGGRSFCPSCKTSLKPYDMIPVFSYILLKGRCRKCSSKIPVRYIFVELLGGILAVQCAASVPLDESGAGIYLLKTVFLLITGALLTAVTFVDIDTMEIPNGFVLALACLGAVSLFLFPEISLPMRVIGCFAVSVPMLLLTVLIPGAFGGGDIKLMAAAGILLGAKLTGAAFFFSVLAGGVYGIYLLAGKKKGGKDHFAFGPFLCLGIWAAICWGNEIIGWYLGLLP, encoded by the coding sequence ATGGGACTTATCTATTTTATATTCTTCTGGATCGGAGCATCCGTCTTTTCCTTTGTGAATGTCTTAATTTACAGGGTGCCGAAGAAGATTTCTTTTGTCGGCGGCAGAAGCTTTTGTCCGTCCTGTAAAACCAGTTTAAAACCATACGATATGATACCGGTCTTCAGCTACATTCTCCTGAAAGGCAGATGCAGAAAGTGTAGCTCAAAGATCCCGGTCCGCTACATCTTTGTAGAATTACTTGGAGGAATTTTAGCTGTCCAGTGTGCGGCATCTGTTCCTCTGGATGAGTCGGGAGCGGGCATTTATCTTTTAAAAACAGTATTTTTATTAATAACAGGGGCTCTTTTGACTGCAGTGACATTTGTAGATATTGACACAATGGAAATTCCCAATGGCTTTGTACTGGCGTTAGCGTGTCTTGGAGCCGTGTCTCTTTTTTTGTTTCCGGAAATATCTCTGCCTATGAGAGTGATCGGCTGCTTTGCGGTCAGTGTTCCGATGCTGCTGCTTACGGTGCTGATCCCCGGGGCTTTCGGAGGCGGTGATATTAAGCTGATGGCCGCAGCGGGAATTCTGCTGGGGGCAAAGCTTACCGGAGCCGCATTTTTCTTTTCTGTGTTAGCCGGAGGGGTGTACGGAATCTATCTGCTGGCCGGAAAGAAAAAAGGAGGCAAAGACCATTTTGCGTTCGGACCATTTTTATGTCTGGGCATCTGGGCGGCCATTTGTTGGGGAAATGAGATCATCGGCTGGTATCTTGGCCTTTTGCCGTGA
- the gspM gene encoding type II secretion system protein GspM: protein MEITSRDKKILSVLSVVLILVVFGNFVIRPLLAQRSELAEEFKEKQQTKETMETAIASIPQKEARLKASRADFEKETKDIYPMMESHKVERMITKLILNCGLSSRDFEISARPSVSVLTPYIESSLAKSLGVKSSGDSTAEDSSKTAISQNVLYSYPVSVNILGTKANAKKLIDKIYADYPSIRIVSYGMSSETALTTSNKVIDASTLSLVLEVYMCRK, encoded by the coding sequence ATGGAAATAACGAGTCGTGACAAAAAAATATTAAGTGTGCTTTCCGTCGTGCTGATCCTCGTGGTCTTCGGAAACTTTGTGATCCGCCCGCTCCTTGCACAGCGCAGTGAGCTGGCTGAGGAATTCAAGGAAAAGCAGCAGACAAAAGAGACAATGGAGACGGCCATAGCCTCCATTCCCCAGAAGGAGGCCCGGCTGAAAGCTTCCAGGGCAGACTTTGAAAAGGAGACAAAGGATATTTATCCGATGATGGAGTCCCATAAAGTGGAGCGTATGATCACGAAGCTGATCTTAAACTGCGGACTTTCCTCCAGAGATTTTGAGATCTCTGCAAGGCCGTCTGTCAGCGTTCTCACGCCTTACATCGAGTCTTCTCTGGCAAAGAGCCTGGGAGTGAAAAGCAGCGGCGACAGCACAGCGGAGGACAGCAGCAAGACCGCTATTTCACAAAATGTACTCTATTCCTATCCTGTATCTGTCAATATTCTCGGTACAAAGGCGAATGCCAAAAAATTGATCGATAAAATATATGCGGATTATCCTTCCATTCGTATTGTGAGTTATGGAATGAGTTCAGAGACGGCGTTGACCACATCTAATAAAGTGATCGATGCGTCGACTCTGTCCTTGGTGCTGGAAGTCTATATGTGCAGGAAGTAA
- a CDS encoding pilus assembly FimT family protein yields MKNRLRDNRGYTLVELMAVLVIFAILLAIAGGGIAAYQKHSAFKKNNEYAQTIFTALQSSMAHAKAGGSLDELSKELSGSEYKDNRLNGKMIDEGAPVPDDAEGMYYFFFQKGEKRTDYEGAKKTVYEMIAPYIYDADVLNASFCVEFDPDEGTALGVCYSDKAKSFYYGNTQSKGGEGSADISGRSRNDRYDRLVGYYGVDSVSSTPEPMEGSVFKSLELVNKETLSIRWELEDAYQASALGLAYDIKLYDAADNRLVCSFKINDLDKAETILKEEGRDKELTLTSDVSFYDEDEKVTETKKDLKFMGYISKKGKMILVLDAADLEAASQVNEKSPDYDGTYSIRRLGFSAGPMYARMQASGTGYRPSQWEQTNTEHSYFAKEEAKKDGTKIYDLKNPRHLFNLRFEEKDAPDDTVLYRQTGGIFWNGEKGMAAGGFLFEKTKQLSETEEGIPFPSASKLNKKHTLQGMDENDQSYAVQSFKFGAKDQKTPAGLFEVNEGTIRNMLLKQISSQGTDYVGTVCGVNYGTLKNISVDKKSTVKGKKFVGGITGSDITGKPLDTGTEKLILVGTMRTYDSLKNSARVEGEKFVGGVVGYLNGICIEDPSKPEDVQSISVKECENYGYVTGTGQCIGGIVGYNRLSSIEKCLSVPVLTKEEEEKLREAAKNYQLKGDFVGGIVGLNDDGIITKCSTGKEDEKSFVAGRRYVGGISGFHMKIENSGAIDTELVMDGDGSANFANVIGSQYVGGITGVNGSVQGKISDILNQDVNLNNFIVNKEEYTSKAVLKNWTNKGLVTANELFAGGITGLNTGKIQNCTSQMQTEEKDKEKIQKLLLEYGALGIQIGGIAGYNNGLIENDKRTEVTAYVAGDTYIGGITGYNEQKGKIRNFSEIKGFIYGKDCVGGVAGAQKGGEDLKGFENQADITADFGDAGGICGQMSEGTTVIDSGNTGNISSEYGNAGGICGSGEDLVIEGAYVKDCTITSERNTAGGVIGRISKEGLIRISSVRPGVVIQSPKETAGGMIGLAEKTKENGKLEIFGCNSAAALESGRAGGIIGESDLTSGSMEIIQCRNYGFPIGKTKMSGLIGSKKGSAENLKLYQCFGVSDLEYPLAGEPFEQAEISKCYYFIAGDQTEGNVGIGIPLMVEKQGTQYYRASGTEEGKKVTISNFTVDPTLLSEANLKDFYAKIERTINGYYNGLN; encoded by the coding sequence ATGAAAAACAGGCTGAGAGACAACAGAGGATATACATTGGTAGAGCTGATGGCGGTGCTGGTTATTTTCGCCATTCTTCTGGCTATCGCCGGAGGAGGGATTGCAGCCTATCAGAAGCACTCTGCGTTCAAAAAGAACAATGAATATGCACAGACGATTTTCACGGCACTTCAGTCTTCCATGGCCCATGCAAAAGCAGGCGGAAGTCTGGATGAACTGTCCAAAGAACTTTCGGGTTCAGAGTATAAAGATAACCGCCTGAATGGGAAAATGATCGACGAAGGCGCTCCGGTTCCCGACGATGCTGAGGGCATGTATTATTTTTTCTTTCAAAAAGGCGAAAAAAGGACGGATTACGAAGGGGCTAAAAAGACGGTATATGAGATGATTGCGCCGTATATATATGACGCAGATGTATTAAATGCGTCTTTTTGCGTCGAGTTTGACCCCGACGAAGGGACGGCTCTGGGAGTCTGTTATTCAGACAAAGCAAAGAGTTTTTACTACGGAAATACCCAGTCCAAAGGCGGTGAGGGAAGCGCGGATATCAGCGGCAGGAGCAGAAATGACCGTTATGACCGGCTCGTAGGCTACTACGGAGTGGATTCTGTCTCTTCCACGCCGGAGCCGATGGAGGGGTCAGTTTTCAAAAGCCTTGAGCTGGTCAACAAAGAGACGCTTTCTATCCGATGGGAGTTGGAAGACGCATATCAGGCTTCTGCACTGGGCCTTGCATATGACATAAAACTTTACGATGCAGCGGACAACCGGCTTGTGTGTTCCTTCAAGATCAACGATCTCGATAAGGCGGAGACCATTCTGAAGGAAGAAGGCAGGGATAAAGAGCTTACATTGACCAGTGATGTTTCATTTTATGATGAAGACGAGAAGGTTACAGAGACAAAAAAAGATTTGAAATTTATGGGTTATATCTCAAAGAAAGGGAAGATGATCCTCGTTCTGGATGCAGCAGATTTAGAAGCCGCATCTCAGGTAAACGAGAAATCGCCGGATTATGACGGCACATACAGCATACGCAGACTGGGATTTTCAGCGGGTCCCATGTATGCAAGAATGCAGGCCTCAGGAACCGGATACCGGCCCAGCCAGTGGGAGCAGACCAATACAGAACACTCATATTTTGCCAAAGAAGAGGCAAAGAAGGACGGCACAAAAATTTATGACCTTAAAAACCCAAGGCATCTTTTCAATCTTAGGTTTGAGGAGAAAGATGCGCCGGATGATACGGTTTTATACCGCCAGACAGGCGGCATCTTCTGGAACGGAGAGAAAGGCATGGCGGCAGGAGGTTTCCTTTTTGAGAAGACGAAACAGCTGTCAGAGACGGAGGAGGGGATCCCTTTTCCTTCGGCAAGTAAACTGAATAAGAAACATACCTTGCAGGGGATGGATGAAAATGACCAGTCCTATGCTGTTCAGTCATTTAAATTCGGAGCGAAGGACCAGAAAACTCCGGCCGGATTATTTGAAGTCAATGAAGGTACGATAAGGAATATGTTACTGAAACAGATATCTTCCCAGGGAACTGACTATGTGGGAACAGTCTGCGGAGTCAACTACGGGACACTGAAAAATATTTCTGTGGATAAAAAGAGCACGGTCAAAGGGAAAAAATTTGTAGGGGGCATCACAGGAAGTGATATCACAGGGAAACCCCTGGATACAGGAACGGAGAAGCTGATCTTAGTAGGTACCATGAGGACTTACGATTCTCTGAAAAACAGCGCCAGGGTTGAAGGAGAAAAGTTTGTGGGAGGCGTTGTCGGATATTTAAACGGCATCTGTATAGAAGATCCGTCTAAACCGGAGGACGTGCAGAGTATTTCTGTCAAAGAGTGCGAAAATTATGGCTATGTGACGGGAACCGGACAGTGTATCGGCGGAATTGTCGGATACAACAGGCTGTCATCCATTGAGAAGTGCTTAAGTGTTCCTGTTTTGACAAAAGAGGAGGAAGAAAAGCTTAGAGAAGCGGCGAAAAATTATCAGCTGAAGGGCGACTTCGTAGGAGGAATCGTCGGTCTCAATGATGACGGCATCATCACGAAATGCAGCACCGGAAAAGAGGATGAAAAGTCCTTTGTGGCAGGCAGGAGATACGTGGGAGGCATCTCCGGATTCCATATGAAGATCGAGAATTCAGGTGCCATAGATACAGAGCTTGTTATGGACGGAGACGGCTCTGCAAACTTCGCAAATGTGATCGGAAGCCAGTATGTGGGAGGAATCACAGGGGTGAACGGCAGCGTGCAGGGGAAAATCTCGGATATACTCAATCAGGATGTTAATCTTAACAATTTTATTGTCAATAAAGAAGAATACACGTCAAAAGCGGTTCTCAAAAACTGGACGAACAAGGGACTTGTGACGGCGAATGAGCTCTTTGCAGGAGGAATTACCGGTCTGAATACCGGGAAAATACAAAACTGTACGTCTCAGATGCAGACAGAGGAAAAAGACAAAGAGAAGATACAAAAACTTCTGCTGGAATATGGAGCATTAGGTATCCAGATCGGCGGTATTGCAGGCTACAATAACGGGCTGATTGAAAATGACAAGAGGACAGAAGTTACGGCATATGTAGCCGGGGATACCTATATCGGTGGGATTACAGGCTACAATGAACAGAAAGGAAAGATCCGAAATTTCTCTGAAATCAAAGGATTTATTTATGGAAAAGACTGTGTCGGAGGAGTTGCCGGAGCCCAGAAAGGCGGGGAAGATCTGAAAGGATTTGAAAACCAGGCGGATATTACGGCAGACTTCGGGGATGCCGGAGGAATCTGCGGACAGATGTCAGAAGGAACAACGGTTATAGACAGCGGCAACACTGGCAACATCAGTTCCGAATACGGAAATGCCGGAGGAATCTGCGGCAGTGGTGAAGATTTGGTCATCGAGGGAGCTTATGTAAAAGACTGCACAATTACTTCTGAGAGAAATACAGCAGGGGGAGTCATCGGCAGGATTTCAAAAGAGGGGCTGATCAGAATTTCATCTGTGAGGCCCGGAGTTGTGATTCAAAGCCCGAAAGAGACGGCAGGAGGCATGATCGGACTGGCAGAAAAGACCAAAGAAAATGGAAAGCTGGAGATTTTCGGGTGTAACAGCGCCGCCGCATTGGAGTCAGGCAGGGCAGGAGGCATAATAGGAGAGTCAGACCTTACATCGGGCAGCATGGAAATAATACAGTGCAGAAACTATGGCTTTCCGATCGGCAAAACGAAAATGTCCGGACTGATCGGCTCTAAGAAGGGTTCGGCTGAGAATTTAAAACTTTATCAATGCTTCGGTGTTTCTGATTTGGAATATCCTCTGGCCGGCGAACCGTTTGAACAGGCAGAAATATCCAAATGTTATTATTTTATTGCTGGGGATCAGACAGAAGGCAATGTGGGAATCGGTATTCCTCTGATGGTGGAAAAACAAGGAACCCAGTATTACAGGGCATCGGGAACCGAAGAAGGCAAAAAGGTTACGATCAGCAACTTTACCGTAGATCCGACGCTGCTTTCGGAAGCAAATCTAAAAGATTTTTATGCTAAGATCGAGCGCACAATCAATGGTTATTATAACGGCTTGAACTAA
- a CDS encoding GNAT family N-acetyltransferase, which translates to MKKQIRVREYRDRDSRALENIIREAWKYDELTGPATASKLAKVFLYSCLCSQTFAQVALADEMPVGVIMGKNLNKHKCPFKYRVKQITSILSLLLSGEGRQVIKMFGCISGIDKKLLKDSGKNYQGEITFFAVDAEFRGRGVGKVLFQNIKTYMKHEEIQSYYLFTDTSCNFGFYEHQGMNQCREHTHIFTVRSRPAKMKFFLFEQEDKRMV; encoded by the coding sequence ATGAAAAAGCAAATCAGGGTAAGGGAATACCGGGACAGAGACAGCAGAGCGTTGGAGAACATTATCAGAGAAGCATGGAAATACGATGAACTTACAGGGCCTGCGACAGCATCTAAATTGGCAAAAGTTTTTCTTTACAGCTGCCTCTGCAGCCAGACTTTTGCACAAGTAGCCCTGGCAGATGAAATGCCGGTCGGAGTAATTATGGGGAAAAATCTGAACAAACACAAATGTCCGTTTAAATACCGTGTGAAGCAGATTACATCCATACTCTCTCTGCTGTTATCCGGAGAGGGAAGACAGGTGATTAAGATGTTTGGATGTATAAGCGGGATAGATAAAAAATTATTAAAGGACAGTGGGAAGAATTATCAGGGAGAGATTACGTTTTTTGCTGTTGATGCTGAATTTCGGGGCCGTGGAGTCGGAAAAGTATTGTTCCAAAATATAAAAACCTATATGAAACATGAAGAAATTCAAAGTTATTATTTGTTTACAGACACAAGCTGTAATTTCGGATTTTATGAACATCAGGGTATGAACCAGTGCAGGGAACATACCCATATTTTCACTGTCCGCAGCAGGCCTGCCAAAATGAAATTCTTTTTATTTGAACAGGAAGACAAACGCATGGTCTGA
- a CDS encoding type II secretion system F family protein, whose product MPKYKYKAKDSSGKLSKGVLEAADELALYQALRTDGKYLVSSKDLEEGKLKSKRKMKASVLADFCRQLGTLLKAGVSLVRSLNIIANEIGVRSTDKETYQNLLNSIRQGIPLSEAMDEQGRTFPVLLVSMMRSAEANGNLDQTSLRMAEHYEKENRLNGKVRNAMIYPIVLSVLLVGVIIFILSYLVPQFQDIFDTMESLPLPTVILLGLSGGIRKYWPFILLILAAVIFGIRLILRIPKVRWKKDQLKLRLPVIGKLLRKIYTARFARTLCSLYSSGIPIIQAMQIGSSTVGNRYIEEQFGQAVDSIRRGESLSVSLMEIDGFQKKLSSAIQVGEETGSLDEMLDSIAESLEFEAERALERLVTLLEPVLIILMAVIIGFVVVAVILPIYESYSTIDQGY is encoded by the coding sequence ATGCCGAAATATAAATATAAAGCGAAAGACAGTAGTGGAAAGTTGTCAAAGGGTGTCCTGGAGGCTGCCGATGAGCTGGCCTTATACCAGGCTCTGAGAACAGACGGAAAATATCTGGTTTCCAGCAAAGACTTAGAGGAAGGAAAATTAAAGTCCAAAAGAAAGATGAAGGCATCTGTGCTTGCAGATTTCTGCAGACAGCTGGGGACGCTCTTAAAAGCAGGCGTTTCCTTGGTCCGCTCCCTGAATATCATCGCCAACGAGATCGGAGTCAGAAGCACCGACAAAGAGACGTATCAGAATCTTTTAAATTCCATCCGCCAGGGAATTCCTCTCTCAGAAGCTATGGACGAACAGGGCAGGACGTTTCCGGTGCTTTTGGTCAGTATGATGCGCTCTGCGGAGGCCAACGGAAACCTGGACCAGACCTCACTGCGCATGGCGGAGCATTATGAGAAAGAAAACAGGCTCAACGGAAAAGTCAGGAATGCTATGATTTATCCGATCGTTCTGTCTGTACTGCTTGTAGGTGTGATCATTTTCATACTGTCATATCTTGTACCGCAGTTTCAGGATATTTTTGATACGATGGAATCCCTGCCGCTGCCCACTGTGATTTTGCTGGGACTGAGCGGAGGAATTCGGAAGTACTGGCCGTTTATTCTGCTGATTTTGGCGGCTGTGATCTTCGGAATCCGTCTCATACTCCGCATCCCAAAGGTGCGCTGGAAGAAAGACCAGCTGAAACTGAGGCTTCCGGTGATCGGAAAGCTCTTAAGAAAGATTTACACCGCAAGGTTCGCAAGAACGCTGTGTTCCCTGTATTCCAGCGGGATACCGATCATACAGGCAATGCAGATCGGAAGCTCAACGGTGGGAAACCGTTATATAGAAGAACAGTTCGGTCAGGCTGTCGACTCTATCCGCAGAGGAGAGTCCTTATCAGTTTCCCTGATGGAAATTGACGGGTTTCAAAAGAAACTTTCTTCGGCTATTCAGGTAGGGGAAGAAACAGGAAGTCTGGACGAAATGCTGGATTCCATAGCAGAAAGCCTTGAATTTGAGGCGGAGAGAGCTTTAGAGCGTCTTGTGACACTTTTGGAGCCGGTTTTGATTATCCTGATGGCAGTGATCATAGGATTTGTAGTGGTGGCAGTCATACTGCCGATTTATGAATCTTACTCTACGATTGACCAGGGATATTAA
- a CDS encoding type II secretion system protein → MRKIRIKHILKGRDGMTLVEVLAAFAILLMGIAFLYKSTVMSLNQIRKAREVQEQADRAVSEFYEKKAEESSEKQTVVLTVKKQDSDTAVSQWGMEVKVGEAKSSDGYFIYFFGQEGSEK, encoded by the coding sequence ATGAGAAAAATACGGATCAAGCATATTTTAAAAGGGCGAGACGGAATGACTCTGGTGGAAGTCCTGGCTGCATTTGCCATTCTGCTGATGGGCATCGCTTTTCTCTACAAAAGTACGGTGATGTCGTTAAACCAGATCAGGAAAGCGAGGGAAGTGCAGGAGCAGGCAGACCGGGCGGTTTCTGAATTTTATGAGAAGAAGGCAGAGGAGTCTTCGGAGAAACAGACCGTCGTGCTCACCGTAAAAAAACAGGACTCCGACACTGCTGTGTCCCAATGGGGTATGGAAGTGAAGGTTGGAGAAGCCAAGAGCAGCGATGGATATTTTATCTATTTCTTCGGGCAGGAAGGAAGTGAGAAATGA
- a CDS encoding pilus assembly protein PilM yields the protein MKTTVYLSNHRVQIAVGEAKKSKIKIQNLVQFDLREGSLINGVITSEDGLKHQLEKAWESHGISKKISLVIDSTQIAAKLMTIPKMNKKKTLETVRKELSSIENPEKYVYDYRVCGMDKKSGMATVLGAAVQESMLKSYLDVFAAMGVEVESVDIALNAQLKAFDRIQSLKNETFIFSKLDAEILISTLFVQGAYKYLNRTRIFAEHGTDGIATEVGNTTSSMIQFLATEQKGEKIKSIYLGGFPEEDRRILTAPLKDLGLQVGQSFPLTGFDMPDQKEFLNFIFPIGAFLSKKGQDIDFAQKIRAREDNKTSSKVYPGVFAAAGALVLCIAVSAVLFAMNTVNKSKISEMDAYIEDSKNEADYTNAKNLDLELANKQTGKEQFAVVKQVLESYPQANSRVEKMVRNSAGTTVSITVDRYDSSTGMYEFVAMAPKVTSIYDFINRLKKSELFADLKYSGYNYTEETRQYDIHISTYLSENAGK from the coding sequence ATGAAGACAACAGTATATTTATCGAATCACAGAGTGCAGATCGCTGTGGGGGAGGCAAAGAAGAGCAAAATAAAGATTCAGAACCTGGTACAGTTTGATCTCCGGGAAGGAAGTCTGATCAACGGAGTCATCACATCGGAAGACGGGCTGAAACATCAGCTGGAAAAAGCCTGGGAGAGCCACGGCATATCAAAGAAGATAAGTCTCGTCATAGACAGCACGCAGATTGCCGCAAAGCTCATGACGATTCCGAAGATGAATAAGAAAAAGACACTGGAAACAGTAAGAAAAGAATTGTCAAGCATTGAGAATCCGGAAAAGTATGTTTACGATTACCGCGTCTGCGGCATGGATAAAAAAAGCGGTATGGCAACAGTGCTTGGGGCGGCAGTACAGGAATCAATGTTAAAGAGTTATCTGGATGTATTTGCGGCCATGGGCGTGGAAGTAGAATCGGTGGATATTGCCCTGAATGCCCAGCTGAAAGCTTTTGACCGTATACAATCTTTGAAAAACGAGACCTTTATATTCTCAAAGCTCGATGCGGAGATCCTGATCAGCACCTTATTTGTGCAGGGTGCCTATAAATATCTGAACCGCACAAGGATTTTTGCAGAGCATGGAACCGACGGGATTGCCACAGAAGTCGGGAATACGACAAGTTCTATGATCCAGTTCCTTGCCACAGAGCAAAAAGGAGAAAAAATTAAAAGCATTTATTTGGGAGGCTTCCCGGAAGAAGACAGAAGAATCCTTACAGCACCTCTAAAGGATCTGGGTCTTCAGGTCGGACAGTCTTTTCCGCTGACGGGATTTGACATGCCCGACCAAAAGGAATTTTTAAATTTTATTTTTCCAATCGGTGCTTTTCTTTCAAAGAAAGGTCAGGACATCGACTTTGCCCAGAAGATCAGGGCCAGAGAGGATAACAAAACGTCTTCCAAAGTATATCCGGGTGTGTTTGCAGCGGCGGGTGCTCTGGTTTTGTGTATTGCCGTGTCAGCCGTCCTATTTGCCATGAATACGGTTAACAAGTCAAAGATCAGTGAAATGGACGCTTATATTGAAGACTCTAAAAATGAGGCAGACTACACCAATGCCAAAAATCTGGATCTGGAATTGGCAAACAAGCAGACAGGAAAAGAGCAGTTTGCAGTCGTAAAACAAGTTTTGGAATCTTATCCCCAGGCGAATTCAAGGGTGGAGAAGATGGTCAGAAACAGCGCCGGGACAACGGTTTCCATCACTGTAGACCGGTACGATTCCTCCACGGGAATGTACGAATTTGTCGCCATGGCTCCGAAAGTTACGAGTATTTATGATTTTATCAACCGTCTGAAAAAGTCTGAACTGTTTGCGGATCTAAAATACTCGGGCTACAATTATACAGAAGAAACAAGACAGTACGATATTCATATCAGCACTTATCTAAGTGAAAATGCAGGAAAGTAG
- a CDS encoding type II secretion system protein: MIRRRIRSKLQKVLLHDKSGMTLVELMVTFLLLGILMAAAIATLSPAMNVMARISNMSRAQGVADILMEKVCGEVGSSTGQVQIDSGNEKISYTDKKGRSVIMYAKETDGEKRLVLHYQASSIAEGGAAATKGVDWTFSKKMYMNQEIKELKFERKEDTNLVKITLTVRNVKTGQTYRRTKIVECYKLDDTGFIDDTEFPQEV; encoded by the coding sequence ATGATACGCCGGCGGATCAGGAGTAAATTACAAAAAGTACTTTTGCATGACAAGTCAGGAATGACCCTTGTGGAATTGATGGTTACCTTTCTGCTGCTGGGCATATTGATGGCAGCGGCCATCGCCACACTGTCTCCGGCGATGAATGTCATGGCGAGGATATCGAACATGAGCCGGGCCCAGGGGGTGGCAGATATTCTGATGGAAAAAGTCTGCGGGGAAGTGGGAAGCTCCACGGGCCAGGTACAGATCGACAGCGGAAATGAAAAGATTTCTTATACCGACAAGAAGGGGCGCTCGGTCATCATGTACGCAAAGGAGACAGACGGAGAAAAGAGGCTGGTGCTTCACTATCAGGCATCTTCGATAGCCGAGGGAGGAGCGGCAGCGACAAAGGGAGTTGACTGGACCTTTTCCAAGAAGATGTATATGAACCAGGAAATTAAGGAACTGAAGTTTGAACGGAAGGAAGATACCAATCTTGTAAAGATCACGCTGACGGTCCGGAATGTAAAGACAGGGCAGACGTATAGACGGACAAAAATCGTGGAGTGCTATAAGCTGGATGACACGGGTTTTATCGATGATACGGAATTCCCGCAGGAGGTTTAA
- a CDS encoding type II secretion system protein, with amino-acid sequence MKKKLSDFRQKMRKDKKGFTLVELIVVLVILAILIALLVPTLTGYIDNANKKKVASEGRQILMAAKTIAADDYNSDEATKNLCGKTITTLNVSAAGAATDDPTIEKLSEVKNSKYTSVSITFDADGTVSRLVYTGKKFTATFDGSAWSTTKN; translated from the coding sequence ATGAAGAAAAAATTAAGTGATTTCAGACAAAAAATGAGGAAGGATAAAAAAGGGTTTACTCTTGTAGAATTGATCGTTGTGTTGGTTATTCTGGCAATCTTGATTGCATTGTTGGTTCCTACTTTGACTGGATATATTGATAATGCGAATAAGAAAAAAGTTGCATCAGAGGGAAGACAGATTCTAATGGCAGCTAAAACTATTGCGGCGGATGATTACAACAGTGATGAAGCTACAAAAAACTTGTGCGGTAAAACAATTACTACTTTAAATGTTTCTGCTGCTGGTGCAGCTACTGATGACCCCACGATTGAGAAACTTTCAGAAGTAAAGAACAGCAAATATACAAGTGTTTCTATTACATTTGATGCTGATGGAACGGTATCAAGGTTGGTTTACACAGGTAAAAAATTTACGGCAACATTCGATGGATCTGCATGGAGTACAACTAAGAACTAA